The genome window TCCCGCTCAACTTGTATTGGGTGAAAAAGCGGTCCGGATGCTTGCTGTACGCGGCGGCGTACACCACACCCAGAGCTGTCCCCAGGCGGTTGGCGGTCGCTGCTGTGACGTTCTTGGCCGCCAGACCGCCGCTGATGGCCGGGGGCACCACCAGGTCACCGCTCCGGCGGATGCGTTCGAGCATCCCCCCCGCTTGTTCGTGCAGGCGTCCAGCCATTTCCTCGTAGACCACGCCTCCCACCTTCAGTTCGTGGGCTGATTTGAAGACAGGGTCGTTCAAGACGGCCAGCCGGTGCAGCGTGCCCGTCAGTTCGGCATGCGGCTCGCGCGGGCAGACAAAGAGCATGGGGGCCGTCTCATATTTGCTGGAGACGCTGAACATCTCGCGAATTTTGGCTGGAGCTGCGTCCGCCTCCGCCTGCGTCGAAGGGACCACCAGCACCACCACGCCACGTGCCTTTGGCCCTTTCTCGAGGGGCACGGCGTACTGCGCGCTCAGCGCGTCGAGCACCGTGGGCTTCAGCGCCGAGAAGGGCAGCAGGACTTCCTGCGCGGCCCAGTCGGTCGGGTTGCCCCAGTCCACCGCCACCTCGTGACAGGTGGTCAGGCCCAGGTCATTGACCGCGTTGCTCTGCGCCGTGTAGGTCGAGAACAGGGTGTGCAGCGTGCCCCTTTGCTCGCGCAGAGCGAGATTTTCCCGCAGTTGCCGGTCCAGTTCCATCGCCCCGTTGGAGCCCACCCAGAAGGAGTAGGTCTTGTTGGCGTTGTCGCGGCGGATGTAGTGCTCGGCCTCCAGCGCTTTCAGCGTTCGGGTCGCGACCGCTTCACTCAGGCCAGCCATCTCGGCTACGGTGACCTCATAGCCCACGTCCCGCGTGGCGAGTTCGGCGATATCGATGAGCAGCATCGCCTTCAGGACGGCTTTCTGCTCGTCGCCGAGGTCGGGCTTGAAGACATTCTTGAAGTTCTTGTACTTGTCCTCGTCCAGCATTTCGCCGAAGTAGTCGACCAGTAGGGTCGGCAGCACCCAGTTGGGGCGGCCCCCGTCGAGCTGCGCGGGCTCCTCGAAGTGGGTGCGGACGCCGCCGTCCTCGTCCAGCACAAAGTTGAGCACCGAGCGAACGCTGGTGGATTTCTCCAGGTCTACGCTGGAGAGCAGCGCCGTGGTGAGCGGGTGCAGCGGAAACGCCTGCTTGGCGACCTTCTCCTGAAAGACCTCGAAATTCCAGCCCATCTGGCCAGGGCCGTAGCGCCGCTTGTACAGGGTGTAGGCCAGTTCGCTGGCGTCGGCCACGCGGGTGGCGACGGGGCGCTGCGCCATAAACTGCGCCCAGGCCGCTTCATCGGTACGGAAGTACGCGCCAAGCACGTCTTCCAGCATGGTCTGCATGCGCTGACGGTTGGGCTGCGGAATCCGGTTGAGTTCCTTGAGGAGGTCGGCCGCTGCCGGTCCGCCCCGCTCTGCCAGAACGTTGGGGTCATGCTGCGAGAGGCCCACAAACAGCGCCTTGCTGCGGTGGTTGGAGACGCCGTTCATCAGGTCCTGAAAGGGAGCGCCTGTCGGGTTGTTGGTCAGGTAATCGCGGACGAACATGCTGAACTCGTCGAACAGAATCAGCAGGCCACCAAAGGGCTTGCCTGGCCCACACAGAGTGTTCGCTGCCCAGCCCACAGCTTCGTTCAGGGCCGTTTCGGCGCCGAAGTCGGGGGCGACTCCGTACACCGCGCGGAAGACGTCGACCGCCGGAGTGTAAGCGCCCGACTCGCGCCCCTTCACCATGTCCCGCAGGCTGAACAGGTCGAGGTTCCGCTTGGCCAAGAACTTCTCGGCGCGCTCGGCGGCGTCGGCATTTTCGGCAATGCGCTCGAGGGCCTTTTCCGCTTCGGCGAACCAGAAGGGAGGTTTGACGTTTCTGGTCGCCTCGTGCTGCGCGAGGGCCTCGTCCAGCGCCCGGAAAAACCCGTCGCGCAGGCTGCCCGGCTTGTCACCGCGCAGGATCACGACCAGAAATGGGGCCGTGTGCTCGCGGTATTGCCGGAACATCGCCGCGCGGTCTGCGGGCAGCACGTGCTCCAGCTTGCCCAGCACCGTATCGAGTTCAGGCGAGTCCTGGGGTTGCCCAAAGTAGTTGGCGGCGGCCAACCCAAAGTGGCTCTTGCCGTGGCCGTAAGTCGCCATGAATACGAAGCGGTTGTCGAGCGCCGGCGAGGTCGCGGTCTGCCGCAGCAGGTCAAGCAGCTCCGCCGTGCCCCTCCGCTCCTCGCGCCCGCCACTGCCGCGCGTGAACATGAAACGCCGGGTCAGGTCATGGTTCAGCTCGCGGTTTTCGTAGAACGTGGAGAGCTGGACGTCGCTGCGAAACTCGGTATCGGTGTCGGGAACGCTGATGTCGCGGACAAGGACGGGGCCACTCATGTTCGTTTCTCCTTACAGGTTCCAGGTGCTCACTCGGCCCTGGTCTTTCCACTGGGCAAGGTCGGTGTCCCACGGCAGCAGCTCCTCGGCGGCCTCTGGGAAGGCTGCGAGCAGGGCGCGGGGGCGCTTGGTAAAGGCGCTGTGCAGGAACGTCCAGAACTTCCGGCGTTCCTCGCCGCTGAGCGCTGCGACGGGTAAATCTAGGTTGGACACCAGCAGATGCTGTGCCTCGTGCCGCGCGGTGCAGATCGCGTCAAGTTCCGCAATAAGGCGGTCGGCGGAGTAGCGCAGCAGCCGCTCGCCGGGCCGCAGCTGCGCCACGCGCCAGCTTTGGTAGTCGAGGTGCCCCAGGTTCAGCCGGGCCGCCACTTCCTTTTCACGCCCGACCCACAGCCTGGGCAGCAGCAGCAGCCCCGTCTTGACATACAGCCCGCCCCTGGTCAGCCGGCGCACCAGCGCTTCGGCTTCGGCTGCGCCCGTTCCCGCGACTTCCTCAGTCGTCATAAATGCCATCCAGCAGGGCAGCGGGCGTAGGGGGACGGGTCACCTGATGGGGCGGCGCTTGCAGCCACAGCTCCAGCACACCCTGTCCGGCCAGGCCCCGCAGCGCCCGGTTCAGCGCAAACTGGCTGAGGAAGAACAGGCTCCCAAAGCCGCCCGGTTCTGATAGGTCACTCAGGTTGCGGGTCTGGACCGACCCATACTGCCCTTCCCAGTAATGGGCCAGGGCATAGGCCAATACGCCGGAAGGGACCGGTTCGGGATCGCCGAGGCTGTAGCGGTCACCCGCCTCTTGCAAGAGATTGAGTGTGCCGAGTCCATCGGACTTCGTGTACGTTCCCGCATACACCGTCGCGCAGGTGCGTAGGCTGCGCTCGGCCAGCGTTCGCCCCTGTTCGGCCTCCAAGCTGCGCCCGACTTCCTCCGTTAACTCAGTTCCGCCAAAGCTGCTGCCCAGTTCGGGCAGCCGCACTGTCAGGTCATGCCAGAAGCGCGGGCCAGGGCCATGCGGCGCACTCAGGTGGTAGTGCATCAGCCACTGGGTTGCAGGGAGCGATAGGGAAGGGTCGTGCGCCAGCACATGCTGGCCGAGGGGAGTGAGCTTGGTACTGCCAAACTCCATCAGCCCGCACGCGCGGGCGTAATGCGGCATGGCCTCGATGTAGATGGTCCCAAGATGTGTATTTTCCCTATAGTCGGATTTTGTCGTCTTGCCTTCGGAATTATTGAGAATGGCTGATATGCCAGGCCTATTCAATGGAAAAGTGC of Deinococcus reticulitermitis contains these proteins:
- a CDS encoding DUF4007 family protein, which produces MPDLPTLTAEGSRVGVTFHRTFPLNRPGISAILNNSEGKTTKSDYRENTHLGTIYIEAMPHYARACGLMEFGSTKLTPLGQHVLAHDPSLSLPATQWLMHYHLSAPHGPGPRFWHDLTVRLPELGSSFGGTELTEEVGRSLEAEQGRTLAERSLRTCATVYAGTYTKSDGLGTLNLLQEAGDRYSLGDPEPVPSGVLAYALAHYWEGQYGSVQTRNLSDLSEPGGFGSLFFLSQFALNRALRGLAGQGVLELWLQAPPHQVTRPPTPAALLDGIYDD